The proteins below are encoded in one region of Lactuca sativa cultivar Salinas chromosome 3, Lsat_Salinas_v11, whole genome shotgun sequence:
- the LOC128133030 gene encoding regulator of nonsense transcripts 1 homolog produces the protein MNNVRLVLLGLKPIRLQVQYPMHPCLSEFPSNNFYEDTLQNGVTINERQSTGIDFPWPVPNHCMFFYVQMGQEEISAIGTFYLNRTVAANVEKIDTTFLISVVPSQIGVITPYEGQRVYIVNYMSRNGALTLQGH, from the exons ATGAACAATGTTAGACTTGTGCTTCTTGGTCTAAAACCAATCAGATTACAG GTGCAATATCCTATGCATCCATGTCTTTCAGAATTCCCTTCGAATAATTTTTACGAAGATACCCTCCAAAATGGAGTTACCATAAACGAAAGGCAATCAACAGGCATTGATTTTCCATGGCCTGTCCCAAATCACTGCATGTTTTTTTATGTCCAG ATGGGACAAGAAGAAATAAGTGCTATTGGGACATTCTATCTTAACAGAACAGTTGCTGCAAATGTTGAAAAAATAGATACTACTTTTTTAATAAGTGTAGTTCCAAGTcag ATAGGGGTTATAACACCATACGAAGGCCAACGTGTATATATTGTTAATTACATGTCAAGAAACGGTGCACTTACTTTACAAGGACATTGA
- the LOC111904588 gene encoding CLAVATA3/ESR (CLE)-related protein 12, producing MSFKTSHLLYLILCLSLLIFIYYEFFTTTTTISEAMQRHPSTNRKMLSASKFDFTPFLNHHLHHHYYHSGLEFGGIISDVTDPRYGVEKRLVPSGPNPLHH from the coding sequence ATGTCTTTCAAAACCTCACACCTTCTCTACCTCATTCTTTGTCTTTCTCTCCTGATCTTCATATACTATGAattcttcaccaccaccaccacaatctCTGAGGCCATGCAGCGCCACCCTTCCACCAACCGCAAGATGCTATCAGCATCCAAATTCGACTTCACCCCGTTTCTCAATCACCACCTGCATCACCATTACTACCACAGTGGGCTAGAGTTCGGTGGAATTATAAGTGATGTTACTGATCCACGTTATGGTGTTGAAAAACGGCTCGTACCAAGTGGGCCGAACCCGTTGCATCACTAG